Proteins co-encoded in one Coregonus clupeaformis isolate EN_2021a chromosome 5, ASM2061545v1, whole genome shotgun sequence genomic window:
- the ttc36 gene encoding tetratricopeptide repeat protein 36, producing MASAHDRAVLQAIFNPTSPSGDVPGLNQDEELADDDSGFEVGLLQQAKELEMEGVTAAESGDLPTALERFSQAIDTLPQRASGYNNRAQTRRLQEDTKGALEDLEHAITLSGGVGRTACQALVQRGLLLRLACQDDKAREDFQRAAALGSEFARQQVVVLNPYAALCNRMLMEVINKLRNPEVSETQ from the exons ATGGCTTCAGCCCATGATAGAGCAGTACTTCAGGCTATCTTTAACCCCACCAGCCCGTCTGGAGATGTCCCAGGGTTAAACCAAGACGAGGAACTGGCAGATGATG ACAGTGGCTTTGAGGTGGGGCTGCTACAGCAGGCCAAAGAGCTGGAGATGGAaggggttacagcagcagagTCCGGGGATCTACCTACAGCCCTGGAACGGTTTAGCCAGGCCATAGACACACTTCCTCAGAGAGCCTCTGGCTACAACAACAGGGCCCAGACCAGACGACTCCAGGAGGACACAAAAG GAGCCCTAGAGGACCTGGAGCATGCCATCACTCTGAGTGGGGGTGTAGGGCGTACAGCATGTCAGGCTCTGGTCCAGAGAGGCCTGCTGCTGAGGCTGGCCTGCCAGGATGATAAGGCCCGGGAGGACTTCCAGAGGGCAGCCGCCCTAGGTAGCGAGTTCGCCCGGCAACAGGTGGTGGTCCTGAACCCGTACGCTGCCCTCTGCAACCGAATGCTGATGGAGGTCATCAACAAGCTACGCAACCCGGAGGTGTCAGAGACACAGTAG